In Halobacillus amylolyticus, the following proteins share a genomic window:
- a CDS encoding DUF1540 domain-containing protein, giving the protein MAKDVLCEVNNCIYWGEGNVCNADRIYVVTHKQARARTTEETDCKTFEPKG; this is encoded by the coding sequence ATGGCTAAGGATGTGCTTTGCGAGGTCAATAATTGCATCTATTGGGGTGAAGGCAACGTTTGTAATGCCGATCGGATCTACGTGGTTACCCACAAACAAGCAAGAGCCAGAACAACAGAGGAAACGGATTGTAAAACGTTTGAACCAAAAGGATAA
- a CDS encoding L,D-transpeptidase family protein yields MIHTVKPGETLTQISQDYRTPVSAIIQANPAINPNIIYPGQSIVIPGFPPVNTIPYHIDVSVNSRRLTLLRDGIQQKQYPIAVGRMLHGTPVGSFIIINKAPNPGGPFGTMWMSLSKEHYGIHGTNDPSSIGKAVSRGCIRMYNNDVEELASMIPVGTPVSIHL; encoded by the coding sequence TTGATTCATACGGTGAAACCAGGTGAAACACTTACTCAAATATCACAAGATTATCGTACCCCGGTGTCTGCGATTATTCAGGCTAATCCAGCCATTAATCCAAATATCATTTATCCTGGACAGTCCATTGTTATACCAGGCTTTCCGCCCGTAAATACCATCCCATACCACATTGATGTGTCAGTTAACAGTCGCAGGTTAACTTTACTCAGAGATGGTATCCAGCAAAAACAGTACCCGATAGCGGTCGGAAGGATGTTGCACGGGACACCAGTAGGGAGCTTTATAATCATTAATAAAGCGCCCAATCCTGGAGGGCCATTCGGGACGATGTGGATGAGTTTATCGAAAGAGCACTATGGAATTCACGGAACAAATGATCCGAGTTCGATTGGTAAAGCTGTATCAAGAGGTTGTATCCGGATGTACAATAATGATGTAGAGGAATTAGCAAGTATGATTCCAGTCGGAACACCGGTTTCCATACATCTCTGA
- a CDS encoding VanW family protein, translating to MKFMVLSFLLFFILPQENITDYFSVTNDGETVARVNRTDFTIPYLDEKFIDKVRLETFMDDLDKKLARSPINATIDGDGNIVQGKAGTKVNHTKLAKRYYHYFYSHGSVKTTVPMIPDYPQVDGELLADIRTQQIGNYLTFFKKSNSERTNNIDLATKAINNHVVFPGETFSFNQVVGKRTKERGYLRAPVIVKGELAEDIGGGICQVSSTLFNAADDAGLKIIERYSHSRQVPYVPPGRDATVSWYGPDFTFKNDYNQPVLIQAKSVNGQMTVQILSSDRLRQHE from the coding sequence ATGAAATTCATGGTCCTATCTTTTCTTTTATTCTTTATACTACCCCAAGAAAATATCACTGACTATTTTTCGGTTACGAATGATGGGGAAACCGTCGCGCGGGTCAACAGAACTGATTTTACCATTCCCTACCTTGATGAAAAGTTCATCGATAAAGTCAGACTCGAAACATTTATGGATGACTTAGACAAGAAATTAGCTAGATCACCAATAAATGCAACTATTGATGGGGATGGTAACATTGTTCAAGGAAAAGCTGGAACTAAGGTAAATCATACAAAATTAGCTAAACGATATTACCATTATTTTTATTCCCATGGTTCAGTGAAGACTACCGTACCTATGATTCCCGACTATCCTCAAGTAGATGGTGAGTTACTCGCAGATATAAGAACACAGCAAATTGGAAACTATCTAACCTTTTTTAAGAAGAGCAACAGTGAACGGACGAACAATATTGATCTTGCGACAAAGGCTATCAATAATCATGTTGTATTCCCTGGGGAGACGTTTTCCTTTAATCAAGTAGTTGGAAAACGAACAAAAGAAAGAGGGTATTTACGCGCCCCCGTTATTGTGAAAGGAGAATTAGCTGAAGACATTGGCGGTGGAATTTGCCAAGTGTCCTCTACTTTATTTAATGCAGCAGATGATGCCGGACTCAAAATTATCGAGCGCTATTCTCACAGTAGGCAAGTCCCTTATGTCCCGCCAGGACGGGATGCTACGGTTAGCTGGTATGGCCCTGATTTCACTTTTAAAAACGACTATAACCAGCCTGTACTAATCCAGGCTAAATCCGTAAATGGCCAAATGACGGTCCAAATCCTCTCTTCAGACAGGCTCAGGCAACATGAATGA
- a CDS encoding xanthine phosphoribosyltransferase, giving the protein MELLEQKILNEGRVLSESVIKVDSFLNHQIDPVLMQQIGGEFADRFANEGVTKIITLESSGIAPAQMTGLSLGVPAIFARKRKSLTLIDQLYSASVHSFTKNETNEISVSKDYITSDDKVLILDDFLANGQAVLGLMNIVEQAGASLAGVGIVIEKGFQDGGKILREQGIRVESLATIASLANQKITFTKEGASV; this is encoded by the coding sequence ATGGAATTATTAGAACAGAAGATTTTAAATGAAGGACGTGTATTATCCGAGTCTGTTATCAAGGTCGATTCCTTTTTAAATCATCAGATTGACCCTGTATTAATGCAGCAAATTGGAGGGGAATTTGCAGACCGTTTTGCCAATGAAGGGGTTACAAAAATTATAACACTTGAGTCTTCCGGGATTGCGCCAGCACAAATGACAGGTTTAAGCTTAGGTGTTCCAGCTATTTTTGCGAGAAAACGCAAATCACTGACCTTAATCGATCAGCTGTATTCAGCAAGTGTCCATTCATTTACGAAAAATGAAACCAACGAGATATCGGTGTCAAAGGATTATATTACAAGTGATGATAAAGTCCTCATCCTTGATGATTTCCTGGCAAATGGACAAGCTGTGCTAGGGTTAATGAATATTGTTGAACAAGCAGGCGCATCTCTTGCAGGTGTTGGAATTGTGATCGAAAAAGGATTCCAGGATGGAGGAAAGATCCTAAGGGAGCAGGGTATTCGTGTCGAGTCACTGGCAACGATTGCTTCTTTAGCGAATCAGAAAATCACTTTTACTAAGGAAGGTGCATCCGTATGA